One Amycolatopsis thermophila DNA segment encodes these proteins:
- a CDS encoding FAD-binding and (Fe-S)-binding domain-containing protein, with amino-acid sequence MSTTDLPDPVVHPRHSEVDRVRLAAALRSRVDGEVRFDAGSRAAYSTDGSNFRQVPIGVVVPRTPEAAAEAVAVAREFGAPLLSRGGGTSLAGQCTNTAVVLDFSKYCHRLESVDPDAATCVVQPGIVLDDLNRQLAPTGLRFGPEPATHRNCTIGGMIGNNSCGATAQRTGKVVDNIAALEVLCYDGTRFWCGPTDDDEYAAIERHGNRQAALYRQLRRLRDTYADAIRERFPDIPRRVSGYNLDSLLPEHGFDVAGLLVGSESTLVTVLRAELKLVPVVRHRSLVVLGYPSVDRAAGAVPDVLPHEPIALEGLDAKLIRDERIKHLNPDALGELPEGRAFLMAQFGGATPEEAGERARNLVAALPGTSSEVLEDPRHQAELWQVREAGLGATAHVPGKPDTFEGWEDSAVPPERLGDYLRRLSALYAEFGYESDTGPALYGHFGQGCVHTRIPFDLYTADGVATYRRFLERAARLVTEFGGSLSGEHGDGQTRGELLPVMFGTEVVRAFGQLKAIFDPDDRMNPGKVVAPYPLDANLRLGGDWSPAAPQDLYFRFPHDGGSFAEAANRCVGVGRCRQHTTEGGQVMCPSYQVTGEEEHSTRGRARLLFEMLDGHGDGPITDGWRSAEVAGALDLCLACKGCKTDCPANVDMATYKAEFLAHHYRHRPWRRPRSHWSMGWLPVLAQAIGRARLGPLVNAATHTPPLSRLATAAAGIERREIPLFAGQTLQQWTARRAPRGTGVRGEVLLWPDTFTNHLHPHLGRAAVELLEDAGWRVVVPDGPVCCGLTWISTGQLATAKKVLGRTVRRLAPHLRRGGLVLGLEPSCTAVFRADAAELFPEDEDVRRLRDQTVTLAELLTRHSPGYQPPARPGRAVAQVHCHQHAVLGWDADRELLERAGVEVERLDSGCCGLAGNFGFERGHLEVSEACAERVLLPALRESDPGTTVLADGFSCRTQIHQLAGRQARHLAELLAGQAPDRPRRPGAPARAAVLGAAGLALAGAARLARRR; translated from the coding sequence GTGAGCACAACCGATCTGCCCGACCCGGTGGTCCATCCGCGACACTCCGAAGTGGACCGTGTGCGACTGGCCGCCGCTCTGCGTTCCCGCGTGGACGGCGAGGTGCGGTTCGACGCCGGAAGCCGCGCCGCCTACTCCACGGACGGCTCCAACTTCCGCCAGGTGCCGATCGGGGTCGTCGTCCCGCGCACGCCGGAGGCCGCGGCCGAGGCGGTGGCCGTCGCCCGCGAGTTCGGCGCGCCGCTGCTGTCCCGCGGCGGTGGCACGAGCCTGGCCGGCCAGTGCACGAACACCGCGGTGGTGCTCGATTTCTCGAAGTACTGCCACCGCCTGGAGAGCGTCGACCCCGATGCGGCGACCTGCGTGGTGCAGCCGGGCATCGTGCTCGACGACCTCAACCGGCAGCTGGCACCGACCGGGCTGCGCTTCGGGCCGGAACCGGCCACCCACCGCAACTGCACGATCGGCGGCATGATCGGCAACAACTCGTGCGGCGCCACCGCGCAGCGCACCGGCAAGGTCGTCGACAACATCGCCGCACTGGAGGTGCTCTGCTACGACGGCACCCGGTTCTGGTGCGGCCCCACCGACGACGACGAGTACGCCGCGATCGAACGCCACGGCAACCGGCAGGCCGCCCTCTACCGGCAGCTGAGGCGCCTGCGCGACACCTACGCCGACGCCATCCGGGAGCGCTTCCCCGACATCCCGCGCCGCGTGTCCGGCTACAACCTGGATTCCCTGCTGCCCGAGCACGGGTTCGACGTCGCCGGGCTGCTGGTCGGCAGCGAGTCCACTTTGGTCACCGTGCTGCGGGCCGAGCTGAAGCTGGTGCCCGTCGTCCGGCACCGCAGCCTGGTCGTCCTCGGCTACCCGAGCGTGGACCGGGCCGCCGGCGCGGTGCCGGACGTGCTGCCGCACGAGCCCATCGCGCTGGAGGGACTGGACGCCAAGCTCATCCGGGACGAGCGGATCAAGCACCTCAACCCCGACGCCCTGGGCGAGCTGCCCGAGGGCCGCGCGTTCCTGATGGCGCAGTTCGGCGGCGCCACCCCCGAGGAGGCCGGCGAGCGCGCCCGCAACCTCGTGGCCGCACTGCCCGGCACCTCGTCCGAGGTGCTGGAGGACCCGCGCCACCAGGCCGAACTGTGGCAGGTGCGCGAGGCCGGTCTCGGCGCGACCGCGCACGTGCCGGGCAAACCGGACACCTTCGAAGGCTGGGAGGACTCCGCGGTCCCGCCCGAGCGGCTCGGCGACTACCTGCGGCGGTTGTCGGCGCTGTACGCGGAGTTCGGCTACGAAAGCGACACCGGGCCCGCACTGTACGGCCACTTCGGCCAGGGTTGTGTGCACACCCGCATCCCGTTCGACCTCTACACCGCCGACGGGGTCGCCACCTACCGGCGCTTCCTGGAACGCGCCGCGCGCCTGGTCACCGAGTTCGGCGGATCGCTGTCCGGTGAGCACGGCGACGGGCAGACCCGCGGCGAGCTGCTGCCCGTCATGTTCGGCACCGAGGTGGTGCGCGCGTTCGGGCAGCTGAAGGCGATCTTCGACCCGGACGACCGGATGAACCCCGGCAAGGTCGTGGCGCCCTACCCGCTGGACGCGAACCTGCGCCTGGGCGGCGACTGGTCACCGGCCGCCCCGCAGGACCTGTACTTCCGGTTCCCGCACGACGGCGGCTCGTTCGCCGAGGCGGCCAACCGGTGCGTCGGGGTGGGCCGCTGCCGCCAGCACACCACCGAGGGCGGCCAGGTGATGTGCCCGTCCTACCAGGTCACCGGAGAGGAGGAGCATTCGACGCGGGGCCGGGCGCGGCTGCTGTTCGAGATGCTCGACGGCCACGGCGACGGCCCGATCACCGACGGCTGGCGCTCGGCGGAAGTGGCCGGCGCGCTCGACCTGTGCCTGGCGTGCAAGGGCTGCAAGACCGACTGCCCGGCCAACGTGGACATGGCCACCTACAAGGCCGAGTTCCTGGCCCACCACTACCGCCACCGCCCGTGGCGCCGCCCGCGGTCGCACTGGTCGATGGGCTGGCTGCCGGTGCTCGCGCAGGCGATCGGCCGGGCGCGCCTCGGCCCGCTGGTCAACGCGGCCACCCACACGCCGCCGCTGTCCCGTCTGGCGACCGCGGCCGCGGGCATCGAGCGCCGCGAGATCCCGCTCTTCGCGGGGCAGACGCTGCAGCAGTGGACGGCCCGCCGCGCCCCCCGGGGCACCGGTGTGCGCGGCGAGGTCCTGCTGTGGCCGGACACGTTCACCAACCACCTGCACCCGCACCTCGGCCGCGCGGCGGTCGAGCTGCTCGAGGACGCCGGATGGCGGGTCGTGGTGCCGGACGGGCCGGTGTGCTGCGGGCTGACCTGGATCTCCACCGGCCAGCTCGCCACCGCCAAGAAGGTCCTCGGCCGCACCGTGCGCCGGCTGGCGCCGCACCTGCGCCGCGGCGGGCTCGTGCTCGGCCTGGAACCCAGCTGCACCGCCGTGTTCCGCGCCGACGCGGCCGAGCTGTTCCCGGAGGACGAGGACGTGCGGCGGCTGCGCGACCAGACGGTCACCCTCGCCGAGCTGCTGACCCGCCACTCGCCCGGGTACCAGCCGCCCGCCCGGCCCGGCCGGGCGGTGGCGCAGGTGCACTGCCACCAGCACGCCGTCCTCGGCTGGGACGCCGACCGGGAACTGCTGGAGCGGGCCGGTGTCGAGGTGGAGCGGCTGGACTCCGGGTGCTGCGGCCTGGCCGGGAACTTCGGGTTCGAACGCGGCCACCTCGAGGTGAGCGAGGCCTGCGCGGAACGGGTCCTGCTGCCCGCGCTCCGCGAAAGCGACCCCGGCACCACCGTCCTGGCGGACGGGTTCAGCTGCCGGACCCAGATCCACCAGCTCGCCGGGCGGCAGGCCCGGCACCTCGCCGAGCTGCTCGCGGGGCAGGCCCCGGACCGCCCGCGCCGTCCCGGCGCCCCGGCGCGGGCGGCGGTCCTCGGTGCGGCCGGACTGGCACTGGCCGGCGCCGCGCGCCTGGCCCGGCGCCGCTGA